The segment GCTCCTGCGCGTCGGTGAGCAGTTCGCGGGCCGCCTCGGGGTCGGCTCCGTACGCCCGCCGGGCCAGGCCGATCCGCAGCGACAGCGCGACGAGCCGTGCCTGGGCGCCGTCGTGCAGATCGCGTTCGATCCGGCGCAGCTCGGCCCCGTGGGCGGCGACCGCGTCCGCGCGGCTCGTGGTGAGACGGTCGACGCGCAGGGACAGCAGTGCCTCGGGGGAGGGGCTGAGCAGGGCGGCGGACCAGCCCGCCTCGAGGTCGGCGAGCCGGACGATCAGCGGCAGGACCACCGCCGGGCGGCCCAGCAGCCCGCCGCGCACGCCGTCCACGACGAGGCCCACGGGCCACAGCGGCAGCACGAGCACCGTCAGCCAGGCGTAGGCGTAGTGGGCCGCAAGCCAGCGCAGGTCGGTGCGGGTCGCCGGATCCCGGACGGCCGTGCGCAGCCGCTCGCGCAACGGGCCGGTGACGGGCCGGTACGCCTCCGGGATCTCCCGGCCGGTCCAGGACGCCGTCGAGCGCCGCTTGGCCCCGGCGATCCTGCGGATCAGCAGCACGGTCTCGGGCAGCAGCCAGATCCCGGCCCCGGTGACCGTGCCCGTGGCGGCGATCAGCAGGACGGTGACGAAGAGGTGCGTCCCGAAGGCCGTGGCGGCGGCCGAGAGCAGGTGGACCGTGGCCCGCGCCGCCGGTCGCAGAGTCGCGCGCATGGTGCCGTTTCCTCGGTGACGACGGGGACGGGCTGACGGGCGGCGGGGAGACGCGCCGCGGGGGAGTGCGAGAGAGCGGGATGCGAGAGAGCGGGAGGGGGCCCAGCCTCACGCGGCCCCCGCGGCCCCCCCCCGCGGCCCCCCGCGGACCCCGCCCCCCCCGCGGGCCCGCCCCGCGGACCCCCGCTCAGTCGTCCAGCGTGACGACGACCTTCTCCGCCGCCCCGGGAGTCAGCGCCAGTTCGAAGGCCCGGGAGGCCTCGGCGAACGGGACGCGGTGACTGATCAGCTTGGCGAACCTCTCCTGATGCGCGACGAGTTCGGGGGTCACCTCGAAGATCTCGGTGGGGTAGCCCTGGGAGGCGATGAGGGTGAGTTCGCTGCGCAGCATGCCGCCGAGGTCGACCTCGCCCTTCTTCTGCACGGCGACCATGACCAGCTTCGCGCCCCACTTCGCCGACCGGACCACCGTGTCGAAGACGGCCGGTGCGCCGGCCGCGTCGATGAAGAGGTCGGTGCCCGGACGGGGCTGGCCGAGGGCGTTGGCGCTTTCGCCGTGCAGCGCGGTCAGCCGTGCGATCACGTCCTCCTCCGCGGAGTCCACGACGGCGTCCGCGCCCACGGCCAGTGCCTTCTCCAGGCGTGAGGGGATCACGTCGGCGACCACCACGTGTTCCACACCGCGCAGCTTCAGCCAGATCGCCGCGCCGAGCCCGATCGGCCCGGCGCCGAACACCACGACCTTGTCGCCGGGCCCCGCTCCGGAGCGGTTGACGGCGTGGAGCGACACGGCCAGGGGTTCGTTGAGCGAGGCCACGTCGAACGGGACCGTGTCGGGGAAGACGGCGACGCTCCTGCCGACCTCGGCGTTCTCGATCAGCAGGTACTCGCTCATCCCGCCGAACCTGCCGCCGCAGCCGATGATGCCGGTGGGCGCGGCCTGCGGGTTGACGACCACGCGGTCGCCCGGCGCGAGGCCGCTCACCTCGGCGCCGACCTCCACGACCTCGCCGGCCGGTTCGTGGCCCAGCGGCACGGG is part of the Streptomyces asoensis genome and harbors:
- a CDS encoding sensor histidine kinase — its product is MRATLRPAARATVHLLSAAATAFGTHLFVTVLLIAATGTVTGAGIWLLPETVLLIRRIAGAKRRSTASWTGREIPEAYRPVTGPLRERLRTAVRDPATRTDLRWLAAHYAYAWLTVLVLPLWPVGLVVDGVRGGLLGRPAVVLPLIVRLADLEAGWSAALLSPSPEALLSLRVDRLTTSRADAVAAHGAELRRIERDLHDGAQARLVALSLRIGLARRAYGADPEAARELLTDAQEQAEEALAELRHVVRAIHPPILTDRGLTGAVRALAAGWGSSRPADARSGAGQGGGGGGGLRVSVRTDGFPDGPRPPAAVEAAAYFVVAEALTNAAKHSGSDRAEVELTASPKGLGVRVRDEGCGGIDENAGSGVLGIRRRVAALDGTVRVTSPAGGPTLIEAELPCAW
- a CDS encoding zinc-dependent alcohol dehydrogenase, with the translated sequence MSTMKSVRTGGAGTIEVVDVERPVPGPRDALVRIRACGICGTDVTFLHLGGMPARAHLGGDLVPVPLGHEPAGEVVEVGAEVSGLAPGDRVVVNPQAAPTGIIGCGGRFGGMSEYLLIENAEVGRSVAVFPDTVPFDVASLNEPLAVSLHAVNRSGAGPGDKVVVFGAGPIGLGAAIWLKLRGVEHVVVADVIPSRLEKALAVGADAVVDSAEEDVIARLTALHGESANALGQPRPGTDLFIDAAGAPAVFDTVVRSAKWGAKLVMVAVQKKGEVDLGGMLRSELTLIASQGYPTEIFEVTPELVAHQERFAKLISHRVPFAEASRAFELALTPGAAEKVVVTLDD